In Gordonia iterans, the following proteins share a genomic window:
- a CDS encoding PLP-dependent cysteine synthase family protein: MGEPLATVDVNRYDPAHRAWVADAVGRIRAEANRSADTHLIQVPLPADWNVDLYLKDESTHPTGSLKHRLARSLFLHALCNGWIREGMPVIEASSGSTAVSEAYFARMIGVPFVAVMAESTSRNKIELIERQGGRCHLIADPSRVYDVAEQLAAENGGHYMDQFTYAQQATDWRGNNNIAESIFEQLSLERFPEPEWIVATAGTGGTSATIARYLHYTGRRSGVCVADPENSAFFPAWRDDECRTRTAVGSRIEGIGRQRVEPSFLGSAIDRMMSVPDAASIAAVRHLETLIGRRAGASTGTGLWAAYRIIAEMVAAGRRGSVVALLCDPGERYLDKYYSDEWVTQAGLDLAPYQEQLAHFFGTGALS; encoded by the coding sequence ATGGGTGAGCCTCTCGCGACCGTCGACGTGAACCGGTACGACCCCGCGCATCGCGCCTGGGTCGCCGATGCCGTCGGCCGGATCAGAGCCGAAGCCAACCGGTCCGCCGACACGCACCTCATCCAGGTGCCGTTGCCCGCCGACTGGAACGTCGACCTCTACCTGAAGGACGAGTCGACGCATCCCACCGGATCCCTCAAGCATCGGCTCGCGCGCTCGTTGTTCCTGCATGCGCTGTGCAACGGGTGGATCCGCGAGGGCATGCCGGTGATCGAGGCGTCGAGCGGCTCCACCGCGGTCTCCGAGGCCTACTTCGCGCGGATGATCGGCGTGCCGTTCGTCGCGGTGATGGCCGAGTCGACGAGCCGGAACAAGATCGAGCTCATCGAACGGCAAGGCGGCCGGTGTCACCTGATCGCCGATCCGAGCCGGGTGTACGACGTCGCCGAGCAGCTCGCCGCCGAGAACGGCGGACATTACATGGACCAGTTCACCTACGCGCAGCAGGCGACGGATTGGCGCGGCAACAACAATATCGCCGAGTCGATCTTCGAACAGCTGTCGTTGGAGCGCTTCCCGGAACCGGAGTGGATCGTGGCGACGGCCGGGACGGGAGGCACCTCGGCGACCATCGCGCGGTATCTGCACTACACGGGTCGGCGGTCCGGCGTGTGCGTCGCCGACCCGGAGAACTCGGCGTTCTTCCCGGCCTGGCGCGACGATGAGTGCCGGACGCGCACGGCAGTCGGCTCGCGGATCGAGGGGATCGGCCGACAGCGCGTGGAACCGAGCTTCCTGGGCAGTGCGATCGACCGCATGATGTCGGTGCCCGACGCCGCGTCCATCGCCGCCGTCCGGCATCTGGAGACGCTCATCGGGCGGCGGGCCGGCGCGTCCACCGGGACCGGACTGTGGGCGGCGTACCGGATCATCGCCGAGATGGTTGCCGCGGGGCGGCGCGGCAGCGTCGTCGCGCTGCTCTGTGACCCGGGGGAGCGCTACCTGGACAAGTACTACTCGGACGAGTGGGTGACGCAGGCCGGTCTGGACCTGGCCCCGTATCAGGAGCAGTTGGCGCACTTCTTCGGCACCGGTGCGCTGAGTTGA
- a CDS encoding UTP--glucose-1-phosphate uridylyltransferase — translation MSQSKIPHTAVVPAAGLGTRFLPATKTVPKELLPVVDTPGIELVAEEAKSAGAERLLIITSPGKDGVVAHFVEDLVLEHTLSSRGKEAMLAKVRNAPSLLEVASVVQDKPLGLGHAIGCVEAELSDDEDAVAVLLPDDLVLPGGVLTKMAEARAQYGGSVLCAIEVNDATISAYGVFDVADADPVPSTGSGNGGPDVKRVKGMVEKPPADQAPSNLAAAGRYILDRKIFDALREITPGAGGELQITDAIALLIERGEPVHVVVHRGTRHDLGNPGGYLKAAVDFALDRDDYGPELREWLQERLGQ, via the coding sequence ATGTCGCAGTCGAAAATCCCCCACACCGCGGTGGTTCCGGCGGCCGGGCTGGGAACCCGCTTCCTGCCGGCCACCAAGACGGTGCCGAAGGAGTTGCTCCCGGTGGTCGACACGCCCGGGATCGAGCTCGTGGCCGAGGAGGCCAAGTCCGCCGGCGCCGAGCGGCTGCTGATCATCACCTCGCCCGGCAAGGACGGCGTCGTCGCGCACTTCGTGGAAGATCTGGTCCTGGAGCACACGCTCTCCTCGCGGGGCAAGGAGGCGATGCTCGCCAAGGTCCGCAACGCGCCGTCGTTGCTGGAGGTGGCCTCGGTGGTGCAGGACAAGCCGCTCGGCTTGGGGCACGCGATCGGCTGTGTGGAGGCCGAGCTGAGCGACGACGAGGACGCCGTCGCGGTGCTGCTGCCCGACGACCTGGTGCTCCCGGGCGGCGTGCTGACCAAGATGGCGGAGGCTCGCGCGCAGTACGGCGGCAGCGTCCTGTGCGCCATCGAGGTGAACGACGCCACCATCAGCGCTTACGGCGTGTTCGACGTCGCCGATGCCGACCCGGTCCCCTCGACGGGCTCGGGGAACGGGGGCCCGGACGTCAAGCGGGTCAAGGGCATGGTCGAGAAGCCGCCGGCGGACCAGGCGCCGTCGAACCTGGCCGCGGCCGGCCGGTACATCTTGGACCGCAAGATCTTCGACGCGCTGCGGGAGATCACCCCGGGCGCGGGCGGCGAATTGCAGATCACCGATGCCATCGCGCTGTTGATCGAGCGGGGCGAGCCGGTGCACGTCGTCGTGCATCGGGGCACCCGGCACGACCTCGGGAATCCCGGGGGATACCTCAAGGCGGCCGTCGACTTCGCCCTCGATCGGGACGACTACGGTCCCGAACTCCGTGAATGGCTGCAGGAGCGGCTGGGGCAGTAG
- a CDS encoding MspA family porin encodes MGAGNADAGKLPGGSFSKSLPGGGKVSIRLFNESVRVTNSVANNHFSREVFVSGTARVLTSGGIKGGQVTVGYLVGCQLTFGASSSTKGGVTTDSAKQFATPEITLPNGVTVPPIETPLAKSSGTSAGVTIGPGQAVFQPVVRLKIDDTVVNSFNFTGARGGVVYSQERFGVDGCAGFAQARALVNVKVSTDEFKGNVTLYGKPFSIG; translated from the coding sequence GTGGGCGCAGGGAACGCCGACGCTGGCAAGCTCCCGGGGGGCTCGTTCAGCAAGTCGTTGCCCGGTGGAGGGAAGGTCTCCATCCGACTCTTCAACGAGTCCGTTCGAGTGACGAATTCTGTGGCCAACAACCACTTTTCCCGAGAGGTCTTCGTCTCAGGAACGGCCAGGGTCCTCACATCCGGGGGGATCAAAGGTGGACAGGTGACGGTGGGCTACTTGGTCGGCTGCCAGCTTACGTTCGGTGCTAGTTCGTCGACCAAGGGCGGAGTCACCACTGACTCTGCAAAGCAGTTTGCAACTCCGGAGATCACTCTGCCGAATGGCGTGACCGTACCGCCGATCGAGACTCCGCTCGCCAAGTCGAGCGGTACGAGCGCAGGGGTCACGATCGGGCCTGGGCAGGCTGTGTTTCAGCCCGTCGTTCGCTTGAAGATCGACGACACTGTGGTTAACAGCTTCAACTTCACGGGTGCGCGTGGCGGGGTCGTTTACAGTCAGGAGCGTTTCGGCGTGGACGGCTGCGCAGGATTCGCTCAGGCGAGGGCTTTGGTCAACGTCAAGGTGTCGACCGACGAGTTCAAGGGCAATGTGACCCTGTACGGCAAACCGTTCAGCATCGGCTGA
- a CDS encoding 5-formyltetrahydrofolate cyclo-ligase has translation MTVEKDALRRRLLAARDAMSPFILSQAIGELAVSMYALPVEVNEGDTVAAYVATRREPGGTAMLDALLDQGLRVLLPIVPEGEPQRLQWGVYRGEKHLEEGRWNLLEPQGIRLDPDALVDAKLILVPAVAVDRRGVRLGRGAGYYDRTLAGMPGQIVAVVHDAEVVDGELPEDENDVRVDWILTPTGEFEPVER, from the coding sequence ATGACCGTCGAGAAGGACGCGCTCCGCCGCAGACTGCTCGCCGCCCGCGACGCCATGAGCCCGTTCATCCTGTCGCAGGCCATCGGCGAGCTCGCCGTGTCGATGTACGCGCTGCCCGTCGAGGTGAACGAGGGCGACACCGTCGCCGCGTACGTCGCGACCCGCCGCGAGCCCGGCGGCACCGCGATGCTCGACGCGCTGCTCGACCAGGGACTGCGCGTGCTGCTCCCGATCGTGCCCGAAGGCGAACCGCAACGACTGCAGTGGGGGGTCTACCGGGGCGAGAAGCACCTCGAAGAAGGCCGGTGGAATCTCCTCGAGCCGCAGGGCATCCGGCTCGACCCGGACGCGCTGGTCGACGCGAAACTGATCCTTGTCCCGGCGGTGGCGGTGGACCGGCGCGGCGTGCGCCTGGGCCGCGGCGCCGGCTATTACGACCGCACGCTCGCCGGGATGCCCGGGCAGATCGTCGCCGTCGTGCACGACGCCGAGGTGGTCGACGGCGAACTGCCCGAAGACGAGAACGACGTCCGCGTCGACTGGATCCTCACCCCGACCGGCGAATTCGAGCCGGTCGAACGCTGA
- a CDS encoding MFS transporter, translating into MADAAPGHDSDTHGKSVPFSVVGGAATGTVLQPLNATMISIGTVAISVHFASGESTSWVISAMYIATAVCAPMAGRFGAVFGARRVFVAGLALTGLGATIGMLAPSIGWLIAAYAVIGTGISVHTPNAMTIIRGDGERHQRSTRHAITALVITGQSTAALGPTLGGLLVGAFGWQAILWVNFPMVLLSAAAIMAVDVGDVGNRTGTAGGVAKTLRAFDLLGAVLFVATLTPTMFFLISLRGAPAWWVGLAALVALAVFVAVELHVDDPFLHVRELRANAPLRWTLIRVVGVYVTFYLTFFGIPQWLQQVRGMTPTQAGLIMLPLASIGVVATLGGTVIFRRFGARITLLAAGLALLGAGIGVTFFEKTSAPVWVLVVVAGALGVPNGLYNIANQNLVNAASSAEAVGMAIGMYRTMMFVGANLAVAILALITGGRFDDAGMTRIGSVIIGVTVVLLLGALVAPHLRGEAVRAEQDVPLAR; encoded by the coding sequence GTGGCCGACGCCGCCCCGGGCCACGATTCCGACACCCACGGGAAGTCCGTCCCGTTCTCCGTCGTCGGCGGCGCCGCGACCGGCACCGTCCTGCAACCGCTGAACGCGACCATGATCTCGATCGGCACGGTCGCGATCTCGGTGCACTTCGCCTCGGGCGAGAGCACCTCGTGGGTGATCTCCGCGATGTACATCGCCACCGCCGTGTGCGCCCCGATGGCCGGCCGCTTCGGGGCGGTGTTCGGCGCTCGCCGGGTGTTCGTCGCCGGTCTCGCGCTCACCGGCCTCGGGGCCACCATCGGTATGCTCGCTCCGTCGATCGGCTGGCTGATCGCCGCCTACGCCGTGATCGGCACCGGGATCTCGGTGCACACTCCGAACGCGATGACCATCATCCGCGGTGACGGCGAACGACATCAGCGCAGCACCCGGCACGCGATCACCGCCCTGGTGATCACCGGCCAGTCGACGGCCGCGCTGGGCCCCACGCTGGGCGGGCTGCTGGTGGGGGCGTTCGGCTGGCAGGCGATCCTCTGGGTCAACTTCCCGATGGTGTTGCTCAGCGCCGCCGCGATCATGGCGGTCGACGTCGGCGACGTCGGCAACCGGACCGGGACGGCGGGCGGCGTCGCCAAGACGCTGCGTGCCTTCGACCTGCTCGGTGCCGTGCTCTTCGTCGCGACGCTGACCCCGACGATGTTCTTCCTGATCTCCCTGCGCGGCGCGCCCGCCTGGTGGGTCGGTCTGGCGGCCCTGGTCGCACTGGCGGTGTTCGTCGCGGTGGAACTGCACGTCGACGATCCCTTCCTGCACGTCCGGGAACTGCGGGCCAACGCACCGCTGCGGTGGACGCTGATCCGGGTGGTGGGGGTGTACGTGACGTTCTATCTCACGTTCTTCGGGATCCCGCAGTGGCTCCAGCAGGTGCGCGGCATGACCCCGACTCAGGCGGGACTGATCATGCTCCCGCTCGCCTCGATCGGGGTGGTCGCCACCCTGGGCGGCACCGTGATCTTCCGCCGGTTCGGTGCGCGGATCACTCTCCTCGCGGCCGGGCTCGCCCTGCTCGGCGCCGGGATCGGGGTGACCTTCTTCGAGAAGACCTCGGCACCGGTGTGGGTACTCGTGGTGGTCGCCGGTGCGCTCGGCGTCCCGAACGGTCTCTACAACATCGCCAACCAGAACCTGGTGAACGCGGCGTCGTCGGCCGAGGCGGTGGGCATGGCGATCGGCATGTACCGCACCATGATGTTCGTCGGCGCGAACCTCGCGGTGGCGATCCTGGCGTTGATCACCGGGGGCCGGTTCGACGACGCCGGGATGACGCGCATCGGCTCGGTGATCATCGGCGTCACCGTGGTGTTGCTGCTCGGCGCACTCGTCGCGCCGCATCTGCGCGGCGAAGCGGTCCGTGCCGAACAGGATGTCCCACTCGCTCGCTGA
- a CDS encoding biliverdin-producing heme oxygenase — translation MTTTPVELADLSLSAAMKQGSAAEHDQAEHSLFMERLLGGKVNEAGYVAYLRALRPVYATLETLGRELTGDPIAGPLIDAGLERTAAIDDDLAHWAPGEPVDTDSEAAAAYAAAIAASASWGGLYLAHHYTRYLGDLSGGQAVGALLNRTFDLNGRGLAFYDFAEIGKNKPYKDVYREKLDAVGDALSPQDRLRVVDEVRRAFELNRALFAELGAQLDVFARD, via the coding sequence ATGACCACGACCCCCGTCGAACTCGCCGACCTGTCGCTGTCGGCGGCGATGAAGCAGGGCTCGGCCGCCGAGCACGACCAGGCCGAGCACTCGTTGTTCATGGAGAGGCTCCTCGGAGGCAAAGTCAACGAGGCCGGCTACGTCGCGTATCTTCGCGCGCTGCGCCCCGTGTACGCGACGCTGGAGACGCTCGGCCGGGAACTCACCGGCGATCCGATCGCCGGACCGCTGATCGACGCCGGTCTCGAGCGCACCGCGGCCATCGACGACGACCTGGCGCATTGGGCGCCCGGTGAGCCGGTGGACACCGACTCGGAGGCCGCCGCCGCGTACGCCGCGGCCATCGCCGCGTCCGCCTCGTGGGGCGGGTTGTACCTGGCCCACCACTACACCCGGTACCTGGGCGATCTGTCCGGCGGTCAGGCGGTCGGCGCGCTGCTCAACCGCACCTTCGATCTCAACGGTCGGGGTCTGGCCTTCTACGACTTCGCCGAGATCGGCAAGAACAAGCCGTACAAGGACGTCTACCGCGAGAAGCTCGATGCGGTCGGCGACGCGCTGTCCCCGCAGGACCGGTTGCGCGTGGTCGACGAGGTCCGTCGTGCGTTCGAACTGAACCGCGCGCTGTTCGCCGAGCTGGGCGCCCAGCTCGACGTCTTCGCACGCGACTGA
- a CDS encoding MspA family porin, with amino-acid sequence MKRMNKRAAAGAAVAGAALIAVSGVTAGTAEAGKLPGGFKQKNLGDGNSLSIRLYDESVQITRSVANNHFSREVFVSGKVRVTTAGDVKGGNINVGYLVGCQVTFGAGAGAEGGVEQGLTEGATPEPSLGADAGFKLGPGQAGYQPVISAKVGDDDEVTNSFNFGNARGGVAYSQERFGVDGCAGHASAVAKVTVRVATDTFKGNVTLYGKPFSLG; translated from the coding sequence ATGAAGAGAATGAACAAGCGCGCGGCCGCGGGTGCTGCGGTGGCCGGTGCCGCATTGATCGCCGTGAGTGGCGTTACTGCGGGCACAGCCGAGGCCGGTAAGCTCCCGGGTGGTTTCAAGCAAAAGAACCTGGGTGACGGCAACTCGCTCTCCATTCGGTTGTATGACGAGTCTGTCCAGATCACTCGATCGGTTGCCAACAACCACTTTTCTCGCGAGGTCTTCGTTTCTGGCAAGGTGCGCGTCACCACTGCGGGCGATGTCAAGGGCGGCAATATCAATGTCGGTTATCTGGTCGGCTGCCAGGTGACTTTCGGTGCCGGTGCCGGTGCCGAGGGTGGCGTCGAACAGGGCCTGACCGAAGGTGCAACTCCTGAGCCGAGTCTCGGTGCAGACGCCGGGTTCAAGCTCGGGCCGGGTCAGGCCGGGTACCAGCCGGTGATCAGCGCCAAGGTTGGCGACGACGACGAGGTCACTAACAGCTTCAACTTCGGTAACGCACGGGGCGGGGTGGCCTACAGCCAGGAGCGATTCGGCGTAGATGGTTGCGCCGGGCATGCTTCGGCGGTGGCGAAGGTGACCGTCCGGGTCGCGACTGACACCTTTAAAGGCAATGTGACGCTGTACGGCAAGCCCTTCAGTCTTGGGTGA
- a CDS encoding alanine/glycine:cation symporter family protein — MTDFLDTVNGYIWSEWLVYLLLAAGVYFSVITRFLQVRHIKNMVQLIVKGESSPQGISSFQALAVSLAGRVGAGNIVGVATAIAFGGPGALFWMWIVAFLGASTSFVECTLGQIYKTPDPVTGEYRGGPAFYIKKAMAHTRAGSLFKVYAWIFAFVTLIACGLLLPNIQANSIADSANNAWGATTWVVGVIVALVLGFVIIGGVKRIAAFAAFVVPFMAALYILLAIIVVLFNAGQVPEVIRLIFSSAFGADAAFGAIIGSAIMWGVKRGLYSNEAGQGTGPHAAAAAEVSHPAKQGLVQSFAVYIDTLFVCSTTGFLILCTGAYRVFNDESEAGGIMHTGPAAAPYVQGEVGSSYVQTGFDTMWSGAGASFVAISLIFFCFTTIVAYYYMAEVNLRFMLGDAAKTYIPALKSTVGQNLTIVLQALILASVVYGSVAEAKDAWTLGDIGVGSMAWLNLIAIVIIQVPALKALRDYERQRKQGLDPVFDPKPLGIQGATFWETYTGPPPRERDVALDTRAT, encoded by the coding sequence ATGACTGATTTCCTGGACACCGTCAACGGATACATCTGGAGCGAGTGGCTCGTCTACCTGTTGCTCGCAGCCGGCGTCTACTTCTCGGTGATCACCAGATTCTTGCAGGTCAGACACATCAAGAACATGGTCCAGCTGATCGTGAAGGGCGAATCGTCCCCGCAGGGAATCTCGTCGTTCCAGGCGCTGGCGGTGTCGTTGGCCGGCCGTGTCGGCGCCGGCAACATCGTCGGCGTGGCCACCGCGATCGCCTTCGGCGGGCCCGGCGCACTCTTCTGGATGTGGATCGTGGCCTTCCTCGGCGCCTCGACGTCGTTCGTCGAGTGCACGCTCGGCCAGATCTACAAGACCCCGGATCCGGTGACCGGCGAGTACCGCGGCGGCCCGGCCTTCTACATCAAGAAGGCGATGGCGCACACCCGCGCCGGCAGCCTGTTCAAGGTCTACGCCTGGATCTTCGCCTTCGTGACCCTGATCGCCTGCGGCCTGCTCCTCCCGAACATCCAGGCGAACTCCATCGCCGACTCGGCGAACAACGCCTGGGGTGCGACCACCTGGGTGGTCGGCGTGATCGTCGCGCTGGTGCTCGGCTTCGTCATCATCGGCGGGGTCAAGCGAATCGCGGCTTTCGCCGCGTTCGTCGTTCCGTTCATGGCCGCGCTCTACATCCTCCTGGCGATCATCGTCGTGCTGTTCAACGCGGGTCAGGTTCCCGAAGTGATCCGGCTGATCTTCTCCAGCGCCTTCGGCGCGGACGCCGCGTTCGGCGCGATCATCGGTTCGGCGATCATGTGGGGCGTCAAGCGCGGCCTCTACTCGAACGAGGCCGGTCAGGGCACGGGCCCGCACGCTGCGGCGGCCGCCGAGGTGAGCCATCCCGCCAAGCAGGGCCTGGTGCAGTCCTTCGCCGTCTACATCGACACGCTGTTCGTGTGCTCGACGACCGGTTTCCTGATCCTGTGCACGGGCGCGTACCGGGTGTTCAACGACGAATCGGAGGCCGGCGGCATCATGCACACCGGCCCCGCCGCCGCCCCCTACGTCCAGGGCGAAGTCGGTTCCAGCTACGTGCAGACCGGGTTCGACACGATGTGGAGCGGCGCGGGAGCGTCGTTCGTCGCGATCTCGCTGATCTTCTTCTGCTTCACCACGATCGTGGCCTACTACTACATGGCCGAGGTGAACCTGCGCTTCATGCTCGGCGATGCGGCCAAGACCTACATCCCGGCGCTGAAGAGCACCGTCGGACAGAACCTGACCATCGTCCTGCAGGCCCTCATCCTGGCGTCGGTGGTCTACGGATCCGTGGCCGAGGCCAAAGACGCGTGGACCCTGGGCGACATCGGCGTCGGAAGCATGGCCTGGCTCAACCTGATCGCGATCGTGATCATCCAGGTGCCCGCGCTCAAGGCCCTCCGCGACTACGAGCGTCAGCGCAAGCAGGGCCTGGATCCGGTGTTCGACCCGAAGCCGCTCGGCATCCAGGGGGCGACCTTCTGGGAGACCTACACCGGTCCCCCGCCGCGGGAGCGCGACGTGGCACTGGACACCCGCGCCACGTAA
- the mscL gene encoding large conductance mechanosensitive channel protein MscL, which produces MLKGFKEFILRGNVVELATAVIIGAAFTAIVTAFTNHIISPLLAAIPTGQDCGQTMTTGADSEQSAAVQVCGLAWQIKDGAPATTIDIGQVIAATINFLIVAAVVYFLIIVPYNKLNELAAARRDASAEEEAEQTEVGLLAEIRDLLSAARPAAPAVGEPLGGLPPTPNPAPGQYPPADGPGRHSR; this is translated from the coding sequence ATGCTCAAGGGTTTCAAGGAATTCATCCTCCGCGGCAACGTGGTCGAGCTGGCCACCGCCGTCATCATCGGAGCAGCGTTCACGGCGATCGTCACGGCGTTCACCAATCACATCATCAGCCCGCTGCTCGCGGCGATCCCCACAGGTCAGGACTGCGGTCAGACGATGACCACCGGTGCCGACTCGGAACAGTCGGCGGCCGTGCAGGTGTGTGGCCTGGCCTGGCAGATCAAGGACGGTGCGCCGGCGACCACGATCGACATCGGTCAAGTGATCGCCGCGACGATCAACTTCCTGATCGTCGCCGCGGTGGTCTACTTCCTGATCATCGTGCCCTACAACAAGCTCAACGAGTTGGCCGCCGCCCGCCGTGACGCGTCGGCGGAGGAGGAAGCCGAGCAGACCGAGGTCGGCCTCCTCGCCGAGATCCGCGACCTGCTGTCCGCCGCCCGCCCCGCCGCGCCGGCCGTGGGCGAGCCGCTGGGCGGACTGCCGCCGACGCCGAACCCGGCGCCGGGTCAGTACCCGCCGGCAGACGGTCCCGGGCGTCACTCGCGCTGA
- a CDS encoding SAF domain-containing protein, with the protein MITLTDLPRPRAVVVRRGLAVLLLIAAAALAVTGHARERTESVLVAAHQLRPGVVVHDDDVRVRQVPAGAALPGVLREPGQAVGGRLAGAVAPGEALTAGRLLSSRLPAALTGDPRARLVPVRTADPAVAGLLRAGDVVDVLDEEARVLATRAVVAVPAAPEPKSGPAGSSPVLLAMAEGPARTVAGAGLATALTLILH; encoded by the coding sequence ATGATCACGCTCACCGACCTGCCGCGCCCGCGGGCCGTCGTCGTGCGACGCGGCCTCGCCGTCCTACTGCTCATCGCCGCCGCCGCACTCGCGGTGACCGGTCACGCGCGCGAGCGCACCGAGTCGGTGCTGGTCGCGGCGCACCAGCTGCGGCCCGGCGTCGTCGTGCACGACGACGACGTCCGCGTGCGTCAGGTGCCCGCAGGCGCGGCTCTGCCCGGCGTTCTCCGGGAGCCGGGCCAGGCCGTCGGCGGCCGTCTCGCCGGGGCGGTGGCACCGGGCGAGGCGCTCACCGCCGGCCGACTGCTCTCCTCCCGCCTGCCCGCCGCATTGACCGGAGATCCCCGCGCGCGCCTGGTGCCTGTGCGCACCGCCGATCCGGCGGTCGCCGGGCTGCTGCGCGCCGGGGATGTGGTGGACGTACTCGACGAGGAGGCCCGTGTGCTGGCCACCCGCGCGGTGGTCGCGGTGCCTGCCGCCCCCGAGCCGAAGTCCGGTCCGGCGGGTTCGTCACCGGTGCTGCTCGCGATGGCGGAGGGTCCGGCGCGGACCGTCGCCGGGGCCGGACTCGCCACCGCCTTGACCCTGATTCTGCATTGA
- the glp gene encoding molybdotransferase-like divisome protein Glp, protein MRSVQDQLSLVAASVVAPRPVQVAISEAQGLLCAEEVVTTAPLPSFDQVAVDGYAVRAVDVTLAGQEAPAEMADLDTAGIEVSRPGDGDELVVHLPVVGDVAAGSRTPIRLQPGQAVRVQTGAPMPTLADAVVPLRWTDGGDQRVMIGHGVDTGDYVRRVGDDVQPGDVAVREGEVIGPAQVALLAAVGRARVLVHPRPRVAIISVGDELVDIDRDPGPGQVYDVNSYGLAAAARDAGADVHRVGAALRDSERLREVVEAQLIRSEIVVLCGSVGGEASRAVVEALSDLGDLEISRIAMHPGSVQGFGLLGRDEIPTFWLPANPVSALVTFEVMVRPLIRIALGKRQPMRRTVSARTVGPIVSVAGRTGYLRGQLMRDERSGEYLVQVIGESDSGTSHLLAELADANCLIVVDEDTEELETGDRVEVMFLAQRG, encoded by the coding sequence ATGCGCTCGGTGCAGGACCAGTTGTCTCTGGTGGCCGCTTCGGTGGTGGCCCCGCGACCGGTCCAGGTGGCCATCTCCGAGGCGCAGGGGCTGCTCTGTGCCGAAGAAGTGGTGACTACCGCGCCGCTGCCGAGCTTCGATCAGGTGGCCGTCGACGGATACGCGGTCCGGGCGGTGGACGTGACGCTCGCCGGTCAGGAGGCGCCGGCCGAGATGGCCGACCTGGACACGGCGGGCATCGAGGTTTCGCGGCCCGGCGACGGCGACGAACTGGTGGTCCACCTTCCGGTGGTCGGCGACGTCGCCGCCGGTTCGCGCACGCCGATCCGGTTGCAGCCGGGCCAGGCCGTGCGCGTGCAGACCGGCGCTCCCATGCCGACGCTCGCCGACGCCGTGGTGCCGTTGCGCTGGACCGACGGCGGCGATCAGCGGGTGATGATCGGGCACGGCGTGGACACCGGCGACTACGTCCGCCGGGTCGGCGACGATGTGCAGCCCGGCGACGTCGCCGTCCGCGAGGGCGAGGTGATCGGGCCGGCGCAGGTGGCGCTGCTGGCCGCGGTCGGCCGCGCGCGCGTGCTGGTGCACCCGCGCCCACGGGTCGCGATCATCTCCGTCGGCGACGAACTGGTCGACATCGACCGCGACCCCGGACCCGGGCAGGTGTACGACGTCAACAGCTACGGGCTGGCGGCCGCGGCGCGCGACGCCGGCGCCGACGTGCACCGCGTCGGTGCGGCCCTGCGCGACTCCGAGCGCCTCCGCGAGGTGGTGGAGGCACAGCTGATCCGCTCGGAGATCGTGGTCCTGTGCGGTTCGGTCGGTGGCGAGGCGTCGCGGGCGGTGGTGGAGGCGCTCAGCGACCTCGGCGACCTGGAGATCTCTCGGATCGCCATGCACCCGGGCTCGGTCCAGGGCTTCGGGCTGCTCGGCCGTGACGAGATTCCGACCTTCTGGCTGCCGGCCAACCCCGTGAGCGCGCTGGTGACCTTCGAGGTGATGGTGCGGCCGCTCATCCGGATCGCGCTGGGCAAACGCCAGCCGATGCGGCGCACGGTGTCGGCGCGGACCGTCGGTCCGATCGTGTCGGTGGCCGGGCGCACCGGGTATCTGCGCGGGCAGCTGATGCGTGACGAGCGGTCGGGCGAGTACCTGGTCCAGGTGATCGGCGAATCCGACAGCGGCACTTCGCATCTGCTGGCCGAGCTGGCGGACGCGAACTGCCTCATCGTCGTCGACGAGGACACCGAGGAACTGGAGACCGGGGATCGCGTCGAGGTCATGTTCCTGGCCCAGCGCGGCTGA
- a CDS encoding FmdB family zinc ribbon protein, giving the protein MPTYSYACTDCDNKFDVQQSFSDDSLTTCPQCEGKLRKLFNSVGVVFKGSGFYRTDSRSGSGSLPSGDSKSSSSSSDSSSNSTSSTSASSTSATSNGASSSSSTAAPAAAS; this is encoded by the coding sequence GTGCCCACGTACAGCTATGCGTGCACCGACTGTGACAACAAGTTCGACGTCCAGCAGTCCTTCTCCGACGATTCGCTGACGACCTGCCCGCAATGCGAGGGCAAGCTCCGCAAGCTCTTCAACTCGGTCGGCGTCGTGTTCAAGGGCAGCGGCTTCTACCGCACCGATTCGCGTTCCGGTTCGGGTTCGCTGCCCTCGGGGGACAGCAAATCGTCCTCGTCGAGCAGCGACTCGTCGTCGAACAGCACCTCCTCGACCAGTGCGTCCTCGACCAGCGCGACGTCGAACGGTGCCTCGTCGTCGAGCAGCACCGCTGCGCCGGCCGCGGCGTCCTGA